A genomic stretch from uncultured Pseudodesulfovibrio sp. includes:
- a CDS encoding DUF4070 domain-containing protein produces MGGFIVGFDNDTASIFEQQIQFIQEIGVVTAMVGVLNALPHTRLWRRLNSEGRLHDGLSGENTDACLNFDPAMGCDVLLDGYKKLLGVLYSPSKYYDRISTFLSSYTPTSRGKVIRTDIQAFVKSMWAVGIVSSARFCYWKMILKTLLTKPKAFPVVVELTILGLHFERISHRIMGV; encoded by the coding sequence ATGGGTGGTTTTATTGTGGGCTTTGACAATGACACGGCATCAATTTTCGAGCAGCAAATTCAGTTCATTCAGGAAATCGGAGTTGTAACGGCAATGGTTGGGGTCCTCAATGCATTGCCGCATACACGACTCTGGCGTCGTCTCAATTCAGAAGGACGCCTTCATGATGGTTTGAGCGGAGAAAACACAGACGCCTGTTTAAATTTCGATCCTGCCATGGGATGTGACGTCCTGCTTGATGGGTACAAGAAACTCTTGGGTGTTTTATACTCACCCAGTAAATATTATGATCGAATCAGTACATTTCTCTCGTCTTACACGCCGACTTCACGGGGAAAAGTCATACGAACAGACATTCAAGCCTTTGTGAAAAGCATGTGGGCTGTTGGAATCGTTTCATCTGCCCGCTTTTGCTACTGGAAAATGATATTGAAGACATTGTTGACTAAACCCAAGGCATTTCCTGTTGTAGTTGAACTCACAATTCTTGGCCTGCACTTTGAGCGAATCTCCCATCGAATCATGGGAGTTTAA